In Argopecten irradians isolate NY unplaced genomic scaffold, Ai_NY scaffold_1249, whole genome shotgun sequence, one genomic interval encodes:
- the LOC138314045 gene encoding uncharacterized protein isoform X1, translated as MDDPRPERYRGNAGYNAFVKTQVINYCAASSKDLAFRYLMPKANIQVAARDHDYSTLPITEHWVDAGNKVLSMEESLKIEETTKKQSLCKKWHKERKWRLTSSRFGDICKATDRRNKDQLCQSMFEPATLSTPAIIHGQSFEKAAVKKFEEIKGTRVYACGLRVDINNSFLAASPDGITSQGDLVEVKCPYRGRHSVIDVNTDFPFLVKDEHGNMHLKSNHNYYYQIQGQLNIYKKQKCFFVVYTFTDIFVEEIYADNSFWSGSMLPKLELFYQKYYRKFVAGKM; from the exons ATGGATGATCCTAGACCTGAGAGATACCGAGGTAATGCTGGTTACAACGCATTTGTCAAAACCCAAGTAATCAACTATTGCGCTGCATCATCCAAGGACCTTGCTTTTAG ATATCTCATGCCGAAGGCGAACATACAAGTGGCAGCAAGAGACCATGATTACAGCACACTACCTATTACTGAACATTGGGTTGATGCAGGAAATAAG GTGTTATCTATGGAAGAATCCCTAAAAATTGaagaaacaacaaaaaaacaaagtcTATGCAAGAAGTGGCACAAGGAGAGAAAGTGGCGCCTGACTTCTTCCAGATTCGGGGATATATGTAAAGCCACTGACCGACGGAACAAGGACCAGTTATGTCAATCTATGTTTGAACCTGCCACACTTAGTACACCAGCTATCATACATGGACAATCCTTTGAGAAGGCCGCAGTTAAAAAGTTTGAGGAAATTAAGGGGACAAGAGTCTATGCATGTGGGTTGAGGGTGGATATCAATAATAGTTTTCTTGCTGCCTCACCAGATGGCATTACAAGCCAGGGTGACCTTGTAGAAGTCAAATGTCCATACAGAGGTAGACATTCTGTAATTGATGTAAACACTGACTTTCCATTTTTAGTAAAAGATGAGCATGGAAACATGCATCTTAAGTCAAACCATAATTATTACTATCAAATTCAAGGGCAACTGAACATTTACAAGaaacagaaatgtttttttgtaGTCTATACATTTACAGATATTTTTGTAGAGGAGATTTATGCTGATAATTCTTTTTGGTCAGGTAGTATGCTGCCAAAGTTAGAATTATTTTACCAAAAATACTACAGGAAATTTGTAGCAGGAAAAATGTAg
- the LOC138314045 gene encoding uncharacterized protein isoform X3: protein MAAYHLWKVDRLKLELSKRGAVLRGRKADLIERLEAYDRNKNFRDDVVLLPTPSPLPDWPVGMFGFRQLTLDHRNQLPSLGMSQVEGYFLYRMAVDKQHQSDIQAITKGRLLLESGRVEACSFKAEASDVFLTGTVAAAMKKRVHQ, encoded by the exons atggcgGCTTATCATTTGTGGAAAGTTGACAGATTGAAGTTAGAATTGTCAAAACGTGGTGCGGTATTACGAGGAAGAAAAGCTGATTTAATTGAACG TCTAGAAGCCTACGACAGGAACAAAAACTTTCGGGATGATGTTGTCCTTCTGCCAACACCATCACCATTACCTGATTGGCCAGTGGGAATGTTTGGGTTTCGGCAGTTGACGCTAGACCACAGAAACCAACTGCCAAGTCTAGGAATGTCACAGGTAGAAG GTTATTTTTTGTACAGGATGGCTGTTGACAAacaacatcagtccgatatTCAAGCTATTACTAAAGGCCGTCTCCTATTGGAGTCTGGACGGGTCGAGGCCTGCAGCTTTAAGGCAGAAGCTTCTGATGTGTTTCTGACTGGAACAGTTGCAGCAGCAATGAAAAAAAGA GTTCACCAGTGA
- the LOC138314045 gene encoding uncharacterized protein isoform X2 yields the protein MAAYHLWKVDRLKLELSKRGAVLRGRKADLIERLEAYDRNKNFRDDVVLLPTPSPLPDWPVGMFGFRQLTLDHRNQLPSLGMSQVEGYFLYRMAVDKQHQSDIQAITKGRLLLESGRVEACSFKAEASDVFLTGTVAAAMKKRISYNYKVRLGPNGEVINTDCECPAGKGPCGTCKHVAAILLVLVQFIETGRLAIQGSCTEQLQTFHKPKKNYQGNNKTNVHQ from the exons atggcgGCTTATCATTTGTGGAAAGTTGACAGATTGAAGTTAGAATTGTCAAAACGTGGTGCGGTATTACGAGGAAGAAAAGCTGATTTAATTGAACG TCTAGAAGCCTACGACAGGAACAAAAACTTTCGGGATGATGTTGTCCTTCTGCCAACACCATCACCATTACCTGATTGGCCAGTGGGAATGTTTGGGTTTCGGCAGTTGACGCTAGACCACAGAAACCAACTGCCAAGTCTAGGAATGTCACAGGTAGAAG GTTATTTTTTGTACAGGATGGCTGTTGACAAacaacatcagtccgatatTCAAGCTATTACTAAAGGCCGTCTCCTATTGGAGTCTGGACGGGTCGAGGCCTGCAGCTTTAAGGCAGAAGCTTCTGATGTGTTTCTGACTGGAACAGTTGCAGCAGCAATGAAAAAAAGA ATTTCTTACAACTACAAAGTAAGACTCGGACCAAATGGCGAAGTCATAAATACGGATTGTGAGTGTCCAGCTGGTAAAGGTCCATGCGGTACATGCAAGCATGTCGCAGCCATTCTGCTTGTCCTTGTTCAGTTTATTGAAACGGGTAGACTTGCTATTCAGGGAAGCTGCACAGAACAACTGCAAACTTTTCACAAACCAAAGAAGAATTaccaaggcaataacaaaacaaat GTTCACCAGTGA